The following nucleotide sequence is from Acidobacteriota bacterium.
GGGCAGACTTCATCACCTTTTTGGCTCATCAGGGCGGAATTTTGGATCAAGGAGAATCAAGGCTATGACGTTTACAGCCATTTTCAGGCATTGCGGGTTGAGAAGGATTATCGTGGCTACCGTTTTGCTTCTGTCAGGATTTGGATCGGCAACCGGGTTTGCCCAGGAGCCGGCTTCCCCGCCACCAACCCCACCTTCCAAAGATTCTTCTCCACCCTCAAAAAACCCGCCGCCGGTTCCTTCCAAGAACGTTGATGAGCCCATCATCCGGGCACAAACCAATCTGGTGACCCTCACCGTCACGGTTACCGATCCGGCTGGACGCTTTGTGACTGGTCTGGAGCAGGACCATTTTGAAGTCTTTGACAATAAGGTTTTACAGAAAATTGAATTTTTCAGCGATGAAGACGCTCCGGTTTCGGTCGGTATTATTTTTGACTTGTCGGGGAGTATGCGCGGTCGGGTTCACCGCGCCCAGGAAGCACTGCGCAAATTTCTCGATGCCTGTCACGAAGAGGATGAATTCTTTCTGGTTGGCTTTAACTCGGTGGCCAAACTGTTGTCTGACTTTACCCCGGATGGTGAAAAACTGGCCAATATGCTGACGCTGTCTGAGACCAAAGGCCAAACGGCACTTTATGATGCGTGCTATATCGGGGTTGAAAAAGTTCGTGAAGGTCGCCATACCCGCCGGGCACTCATCATCATCAGCGACGGTCAGGATAACAACAGCCGCTATAGTTATCGCGAAGTTCGACAACTGGTGAAAGAAACCGATGTTCAGGTGTATGCCATTGGCATTACCAATGTCTTTTACGGCAGCACCATTGACATGCAAGGTCAGGTTATTCTTGAAGAACTGGCCCGGTTAACCGGTGGGCGGGCCTTCTTTCCCAACAACGATCTTGAAATGCAGGAAGTCATTGCCCGCATTGGAGTTGAATTACGTCACCAGTACAGTATCGGCTATACCCCAACCGTCACTGATGCCAAAGAACAGTGGCATAAAATTAAAGTGAAATTGGATCCGCCCAAGGGACTTCCCAGCCTGAATGTGCGGAGCAAAGAGGGATATTTCGGAAGTTCGTTGCGTGTTCAGCAATAAAAGCACCTCATTTTTCTTCAAAATCAAGGATCCGAATCAAAACCTGGGGAACCAAGAACTGAAGACGATTGCGCTCGAACATACATTGAAGGTAGAGTTTGGAATTGTCACCAATCACTAAAACCGTCGCGTGGCACCTTTCCCTCACAAACTTGAGGGAACTGTTTGAGGAGTGTCAACAGACTCGGCCCTCAAGGGCCGGGCTTGAGTCGTGTCGCCACAACGCCATCCTGCCGGATAGCCGCTGTGGGGAGATTGACTCAAGCTCCGGTTGACCAGACCCCCGTGCAAATCACGGGAACCGATTGGGAAGAATCGATAGGTACCTGCGGATACCGCCTCAGTCCGCTGCTCTACGGTGGCCGGTTAAACCCAGCATGGGAGTCAGTGCCAGTGCCGGTCACGGTAAACCTTCCCAAATCCGGTCGAGAGGAGGACGGATTCAACCGACGGTGACAGTCCGGTTGATACGCGCTACTCTCCGCAAGGAGAAGTTTGAGGTATTTTTTTACCTCAAGAAAGAAAGTGGATGGGGGTCACCTTCCTCCACTTTCTTTTACCCTCATGACACATAAGGAGCGGCGTTTCCTCCCGACCCTCAAGGACCGGGTCTCCACGCCGAAGATAGGATGAACATGTCCATGAAAAGCAAGCTGGCATTGATTGCCTTGTCTACCCTGATTGCCCTCTACATTGTCGTTGGTGGGCTGTTGTCCAATAACAGCCACGTTCTGGCCACTGGCGACCCCTATATTCAGCTTAAAATTTTTGGTGAGGTCTTACGCCATATCACCCGTGACTACGTTGATGAACCTGATCTCGAAAAGGTACGGGTGGGTGCCTTGCGTGGACTCGCTGATGGACTTGACCCCTACAGTGCCTATTTAACTCAGGAACAAGTCAATCGGTTTAATTTGGAAAATACCAAACGAAACCTGGTTGGCGCGACCTTCTCAAAAGTCGGTCGCTACCTCTATGTCGTGGCGGTTCTGAAGGATTCACCTGCTGAAAAAGCAGGATTGCGAAGCGGCGATTTTATTGAATATGTCGGCCAGGTTGCGACCCAGGATGTCAGTCTGTATGACATACAGGAAACGCTGGCTGCCCTTGCACTGAACCAGGAAATTGAGTTCACCGTGCTGCGACGCGGTGGAAGTGACAAAGTAAAAGTCAAAGCCGGCCAGGTTGGGCAACCAATGATCGAAAGCCGGATTGAAGAAGGTGAAATCGGCTACGTTCACATCACCAGTTTAACCCAGGGCAAAGCCGCTGAAGTCAAAGCCAGTATCGCCATGCTCTCGAAAAAAGGTATGAAAAAACTGGTTCTGGATTTGCGTGGGGCAGCAAGCGGTGAATTAACCGAAGGGGTGGCGGTCGCGAATTTGTTCCTCCCAACCGGGACTCTGGCCCGGGTGATTGGGCACCACGGTGAAGTCAAGAAATCTTTTGAAGCAGACCCGGCCAATCGTGTTTTTGAAGGGCAACTTGTGATTTTGATCAACCGCACCACCGCTGGTCCGGCGGAAGTCATCGCGGCTTCGGTCCTGGCGGCCAAACGAGGTGAGGTGGTTGGTGAACGGACCTTTGGTGCCGGTTCAGAGCAGGAACTTTTCCGAATGCAGGACGGCGCCGGGTTATACCTGACGGTTGCCAAATATGCACCAATGAATGGAAAGCCTTTTATGGAGGAGCCGGTCAAACCAACCGTGGATGTAAAGGCCACGGATCTGGCTGCGGTTACTCCCGACGCTGATGAAGATGGCGCCGAGCCCAATGAATCAAATACCACTCAAACGCCAGCTCAAACCGATACGCAGAAACCCACTGATCCAGCCACGAAACCGGCCACTTCGGCCCAACCAGTTGACCAACCGCTGAAAAAAGCCCTTGAACTCTTAAAGGCCAAACCAGCAGCCACGACGGTTGAGAAAAAAGCGGCGTAACCAATTCCGAAGTTCATGCTGAAAGGCCCACAACCATCACCAGTTGTGGGCCTTTTTCATTTGTGATCAGGATGTCAGGCCAAAATAAAACAGCCTCCCTCAAGGGGAGGCTGTTGATTGATTGAACGATTGATGAGCCGAGCAGGACTCGAACCTGCGACCCGCTGATTAAGAGTCAGCTGCTCTACCGACTGAGCTATCGGCCCAAAGAGTCTGTGATGATACGAATTTTGCCCAAATTGTCAAGCTGCGATTTTTGATGGTTGGGGACTTGCATTCACGACAAGACGCGCCCTATAGTTGTGCTCCTTACCCCGCTTTTCTTGATTTACTCTCCACAGTTTGTATCAGATTGCTTAGGATTATGTTCCTTTTCTAACTTTACTCCATTGTTGAGGATGTTTCATGAATCAGATTCTGGTTATTGCTCACAACACCTTCCGGGAATCAGTTCG
It contains:
- a CDS encoding PDZ domain-containing protein; this translates as MKSKLALIALSTLIALYIVVGGLLSNNSHVLATGDPYIQLKIFGEVLRHITRDYVDEPDLEKVRVGALRGLADGLDPYSAYLTQEQVNRFNLENTKRNLVGATFSKVGRYLYVVAVLKDSPAEKAGLRSGDFIEYVGQVATQDVSLYDIQETLAALALNQEIEFTVLRRGGSDKVKVKAGQVGQPMIESRIEEGEIGYVHITSLTQGKAAEVKASIAMLSKKGMKKLVLDLRGAASGELTEGVAVANLFLPTGTLARVIGHHGEVKKSFEADPANRVFEGQLVILINRTTAGPAEVIAASVLAAKRGEVVGERTFGAGSEQELFRMQDGAGLYLTVAKYAPMNGKPFMEEPVKPTVDVKATDLAAVTPDADEDGAEPNESNTTQTPAQTDTQKPTDPATKPATSAQPVDQPLKKALELLKAKPAATTVEKKAA
- a CDS encoding VWA domain-containing protein, with protein sequence MTFTAIFRHCGLRRIIVATVLLLSGFGSATGFAQEPASPPPTPPSKDSSPPSKNPPPVPSKNVDEPIIRAQTNLVTLTVTVTDPAGRFVTGLEQDHFEVFDNKVLQKIEFFSDEDAPVSVGIIFDLSGSMRGRVHRAQEALRKFLDACHEEDEFFLVGFNSVAKLLSDFTPDGEKLANMLTLSETKGQTALYDACYIGVEKVREGRHTRRALIIISDGQDNNSRYSYREVRQLVKETDVQVYAIGITNVFYGSTIDMQGQVILEELARLTGGRAFFPNNDLEMQEVIARIGVELRHQYSIGYTPTVTDAKEQWHKIKVKLDPPKGLPSLNVRSKEGYFGSSLRVQQ